A region of Necator americanus strain Aroian chromosome I, whole genome shotgun sequence DNA encodes the following proteins:
- a CDS encoding hypothetical protein (NECATOR_CHRI.G2088.T2) → MQLWGGELCNVEHKFEVPPTGSLLSPSTFSPQQLITSRMWFEERSWSNLRMAELVEEWRDLWSFKVDFMVAAISYVFATTNFLNLPKLILENGGLAFVAAYGSALLVLVLPTIILELAVGQLTGRAPVQAFYHLSPVFKGIGISQVLFTLLVLATMTRFVGWLILFLFHLFWTIQADRPGLPWLNCKYFPELLSAPCRDAGSMANFTLAAHTKLSTVQAESSLIQFMSSLERPSLSIADFGDFQYYLLAAQGLVWIIVFCGICFGVRWLGKVIPFSFMAAFSMLLALLIRACTMDGLMSIFKVYFNATDWNRLADYHVWKIACEQAILATGIGFGAFITMGSYNRRSNNLVGDSILIVLGHALLTLMQVVTVIGLVGFVVSKTGLTPSDVMDKGEAQMWHVLAYFSYLPNVKLWSGLLLFASIFILLNIFHLLSLSVLATLEDALGDRWSRCFPRFILAIFVCSLIFSISLYFATQAGRHAYELVTGFLQYLTIFVILAFELFATAWFYCAHRLGMDLHVMLRNACCWCLGHFILYFTYLLPIIPVGVAVLNLHGYDFSTFSPAIHSWPWSEWVGAAVALVPLLPIPLFFIFTILGACCCRGKQGYTRGQRFRSVFTSRLRRDHRDKSAPPPRYTGTAPGYLLLPQAPLAEPETYA, encoded by the exons ATGCAGCTCTGGGGCGGGGAGCTTTGCAATGTTGAGCACAAATTCGAAGTCCCGCCCACAGGATCACTCCTTTCACCGTCCACGTTTA GCCCACAGCAGCTCATCACGTCAAG AATGTGGTTCGAAGAACGTAGTTGGTCAAATCTGAGAATGGCGGAGCTTGTCGAAGAATGGAGGGACCTTTGGTCGTTCAAG GTCGATTTTATGGTTGCTGCTATTTCCTATGTATTCGCTACTACTAATTTTTTGAACTTGCCGAAACTTATTCTAGAAAATGGAGGGT TAGCATTTGTGGCTGCTTATGGTTCTGCTCTCCTAGTGCTTGTGCTTCCCACAATTATTCTTGAACTTGCTGTTGGTCAGCTGACTGGTCGAGCACCGGTGCAAGCGTTTTACCATCTGTCGCCggtttttaaag GTATCGGAATCTCACAAGTATTATTTACTCTGCTTGTGTTAGCCACAATGACACGATTTGTTGGATGGCTGAttctatttctctttcatCTCTTCTGGACCATTCAAGCTGACCGACCAG GATTACCATGGCTTAACTGTAAGTACTTTCCTGAACTACTATCAGCGCCATGTAGGGATGCGGGATCAATGGCAAATTTCACACTAGCTGCGCATACAAAACTGAGCACCGTACAAGCAGAAAGTTCACTGATTCAGTTCATGAG TTCTCTGGAGAGACCCTCATTATCCATAGCTGATTTCGGAGATTTTCAATACTATCTGCTTGCTGCTCAGGGACTGGTGTGGATCATTGTGTTTTGTGGGATTTGCTTTGGCGTAAGATGGCTCGGAAAG GTGATTCCATTTTCCTTCATGGCAGCGTTCAGCATGCTACTTGCGCTTCTTATTCGGGCTTGTACGATGGATGGTCTTATGTCgattttcaaagtttattTCAATGCAACAGACTGGAATAGACTTGCTGATTACCAT GTATGGAAAATTGCCTGCGAACAAGCAATTCTCGCCACTGGAATCGGTTTTGGTGCATTCATTACAATGGGTTCATATAACAGAAGATCGAACAACCTCGTCGG cgaTTCAATACTTATTGTTCTTGGACATGCTTTGTTGACGCTTATGCAAGTCGTTACTGTGATAGGTTTAGTTGGATTTGTTGTGTCAAAGACAGGCTTAACTCCTTCTGATGTCATGGATAAGG gcGAAGCACAAATGTGGCACGTTCTGGCTTACTTTTCTTATCTTCCCAATGTCAAACTATGGAGtggacttcttctttttgcatcTATTTTCATCTTACTAAACATATTT CATCTCCTCTCTTTATCTGTTTTGGCAACTCTGGAAGACGCTCTCGGCGATCGGTGGTCCCGTTGCTTCCCTCGCTTCATTCTTGCGATTTTTGTCTGTAGtctcatcttttcaatttcgcTATACTTTGCGACACAA gCCGGACGACATGCCTATGAGTTGGTGACAGGCTTTCTTCAATATTTgactatttttgttattcttgcTTTCGAACTCTTCGCAACGGCATGGTTCTACT GTGCACATCGCCTTGGCATGGATCTCCATGTAATGCTGAGAAACGCGTGTTGTTGGTGTCTTGGACACTTCATTTTGTATTTCACATATTTACTACCCATAATTCCTGTG GGAGTAGCTGTGCTGAATCTTCATGGCTACGACTTCTCTACCTTCTCTCCTGCCATTCATTCTTGGCCTTGGTCGGAATGGGTTGGGGCGGCGGTGGCACTTGTACCTCTCTTGCCAATACCTCTGTTCTTTATATTCACAATTTTGGGAGCCTGCTGTTGTCGTGGTAAACAAGGCTATACAAGAGGACAG cGATTTCGATCCGTGTTCACTTCACGATTACGAAGAGACCACCGGGATAAGTCAGCGCCACCTCCTCGATACACTGGCACTGCACCTGGCTACCTTCTCTTGCCTCAAGCTCCACTAGCAGAGCCCGAAACATACGCTTAA
- a CDS encoding hypothetical protein (NECATOR_CHRI.G2088.T1), with protein MWFEERSWSNLRMAELVEEWRDLWSFKVDFMVAAISYVFATTNFLNLPKLILENGGLAFVAAYGSALLVLVLPTIILELAVGQLTGRAPVQAFYHLSPVFKGIGISQVLFTLLVLATMTRFVGWLILFLFHLFWTIQADRPGLPWLNCKYFPELLSAPCRDAGSMANFTLAAHTKLSTVQAESSLIQFMSSLERPSLSIADFGDFQYYLLAAQGLVWIIVFCGICFGVRWLGKVIPFSFMAAFSMLLALLIRACTMDGLMSIFKVYFNATDWNRLADYHVWKIACEQAILATGIGFGAFITMGSYNRRSNNLVGDSILIVLGHALLTLMQVVTVIGLVGFVVSKTGLTPSDVMDKGEAQMWHVLAYFSYLPNVKLWSGLLLFASIFILLNIFHLLSLSVLATLEDALGDRWSRCFPRFILAIFVCSLIFSISLYFATQAGRHAYELVTGFLQYLTIFVILAFELFATAWFYCAHRLGMDLHVMLRNACCWCLGHFILYFTYLLPIIPVGVAVLNLHGYDFSTFSPAIHSWPWSEWVGAAVALVPLLPIPLFFIFTILGACCCRGKQGYTRGQRFRSVFTSRLRRDHRDKSAPPPRYTGTAPGYLLLPQAPLAEPETYA; from the exons ATGTGGTTCGAAGAACGTAGTTGGTCAAATCTGAGAATGGCGGAGCTTGTCGAAGAATGGAGGGACCTTTGGTCGTTCAAG GTCGATTTTATGGTTGCTGCTATTTCCTATGTATTCGCTACTACTAATTTTTTGAACTTGCCGAAACTTATTCTAGAAAATGGAGGGT TAGCATTTGTGGCTGCTTATGGTTCTGCTCTCCTAGTGCTTGTGCTTCCCACAATTATTCTTGAACTTGCTGTTGGTCAGCTGACTGGTCGAGCACCGGTGCAAGCGTTTTACCATCTGTCGCCggtttttaaag GTATCGGAATCTCACAAGTATTATTTACTCTGCTTGTGTTAGCCACAATGACACGATTTGTTGGATGGCTGAttctatttctctttcatCTCTTCTGGACCATTCAAGCTGACCGACCAG GATTACCATGGCTTAACTGTAAGTACTTTCCTGAACTACTATCAGCGCCATGTAGGGATGCGGGATCAATGGCAAATTTCACACTAGCTGCGCATACAAAACTGAGCACCGTACAAGCAGAAAGTTCACTGATTCAGTTCATGAG TTCTCTGGAGAGACCCTCATTATCCATAGCTGATTTCGGAGATTTTCAATACTATCTGCTTGCTGCTCAGGGACTGGTGTGGATCATTGTGTTTTGTGGGATTTGCTTTGGCGTAAGATGGCTCGGAAAG GTGATTCCATTTTCCTTCATGGCAGCGTTCAGCATGCTACTTGCGCTTCTTATTCGGGCTTGTACGATGGATGGTCTTATGTCgattttcaaagtttattTCAATGCAACAGACTGGAATAGACTTGCTGATTACCAT GTATGGAAAATTGCCTGCGAACAAGCAATTCTCGCCACTGGAATCGGTTTTGGTGCATTCATTACAATGGGTTCATATAACAGAAGATCGAACAACCTCGTCGG cgaTTCAATACTTATTGTTCTTGGACATGCTTTGTTGACGCTTATGCAAGTCGTTACTGTGATAGGTTTAGTTGGATTTGTTGTGTCAAAGACAGGCTTAACTCCTTCTGATGTCATGGATAAGG gcGAAGCACAAATGTGGCACGTTCTGGCTTACTTTTCTTATCTTCCCAATGTCAAACTATGGAGtggacttcttctttttgcatcTATTTTCATCTTACTAAACATATTT CATCTCCTCTCTTTATCTGTTTTGGCAACTCTGGAAGACGCTCTCGGCGATCGGTGGTCCCGTTGCTTCCCTCGCTTCATTCTTGCGATTTTTGTCTGTAGtctcatcttttcaatttcgcTATACTTTGCGACACAA gCCGGACGACATGCCTATGAGTTGGTGACAGGCTTTCTTCAATATTTgactatttttgttattcttgcTTTCGAACTCTTCGCAACGGCATGGTTCTACT GTGCACATCGCCTTGGCATGGATCTCCATGTAATGCTGAGAAACGCGTGTTGTTGGTGTCTTGGACACTTCATTTTGTATTTCACATATTTACTACCCATAATTCCTGTG GGAGTAGCTGTGCTGAATCTTCATGGCTACGACTTCTCTACCTTCTCTCCTGCCATTCATTCTTGGCCTTGGTCGGAATGGGTTGGGGCGGCGGTGGCACTTGTACCTCTCTTGCCAATACCTCTGTTCTTTATATTCACAATTTTGGGAGCCTGCTGTTGTCGTGGTAAACAAGGCTATACAAGAGGACAG cGATTTCGATCCGTGTTCACTTCACGATTACGAAGAGACCACCGGGATAAGTCAGCGCCACCTCCTCGATACACTGGCACTGCACCTGGCTACCTTCTCTTGCCTCAAGCTCCACTAGCAGAGCCCGAAACATACGCTTAA